The window TCGCCTTCACGCAGATGATTGACTTGGCCATGCCACCAGTCACATTCGGCGACGGAGTCGCCTCCTACAGCCGCGCGTTGCGGCTAAGCATCGTTCATCCCCGTTAGGGCTTTAACTCGATCACCAGTTCTTGCCCGTCGGCCAAGATATCCTTGACAATGGTTGTTTTTTCCGGCGTGTAGGCTCCTTGCAGTTTGTCCTTGCCGCTTTCGTCCGCCACGACCGAAATCTTGTATTTGCCCGGCTTGATCCCCCCCTGGCCGTTACCAATCCCCGCATTGATTAAAAAAGTGCCGTCGGCCGCTACATCGGTCTGGACCGGCTCCACGCCAGCATCCACGGGAATAAACCGCAAAATCACCCGACCAATTCCGACCTGCCGCCCCGCCACCTCGATCGGCTTACCCTGGAGAAGCAGCTTGCCGCGCAGCTCACTCGATCCATCCGCCGGCTTGCCGCCGCATCCCGACAAACCGATCAACAAACAGACGCAAACCAGTGCCCATACGGATCGCAGCGCAGCCATCAGGGTTTCTTTCTGTGTAAATAGAATGAAGGGATTTGCCAGCGTAGGGCCATGCAATCAAGAGAATTACGGAGGGATGCGGCCAATTACGGCAGGAGGTATTGTTTGCCATCGGCCCGGTCGGCCATCCGCCGAAAGACTTCCGCCGTCACATCCCAGGGCATAAAATGAATCGAGCTATCCGCCATGGCAATGGTCATGCCCGTGGTATGCGAACTGCCAAAGCGGTCATCCCCCGGATCGGTGGGGTGGCGAAAATCGGGCTGCGGCACAATATTGGTGTAACGGCTGGTATCGTGATTCCACCCGCAGGTGTACCCTTCGTTGTCATTTGCCTGATATTCGCCCAATACTTGCACATTCATCCGCTTTTCCCCCAAAATCAGCGTCTTGGAAATGCCGTCGCTGATTTCCCGTACGCCCAGCCCTTTTTGGCGGTCGTTGCCATTGGCGCGGGGATCGCGGGCGATCGACCAGGGATTGACATTGATCACTACGCCGATACCTTCTGACCGATGGCGGTCGGTGTCCAGCGACGAAGCGGCATAATCATTTTTAGCATGGGCGTAGGTTTTTCCAGAATTGGGATGATGGTACCAGTCGCCCGTGGGTGGAGAGACCTCCGGTTGGCGGCGGGTGGGGCAAAACATCACGTTGATTGGCGTTTTGATGGCGAAGATTGATTTATCGATGTCCTTCACGGCCCCGCCACCCTTCCAGGTATAAGTTTCCTCGATAAAGGGCAAAATTTGAAATCCCCAGCCCCCGTGCTGCAACGGAGCGGCCACGGGAAGCCCCCCCTTGTACGTCATGTGGTGGTTCCATTCGGGTCCACCCGCCGAGGGGTAAATCCTGTGCGAACTCAGGTGCGTGTTAAAGCCCACCGCCAGTTGGCGCAAATTATTTTTGCATGTGGTGCGGCGGGCGGCCTCGCGGGCCATTTGCACCGCGGGCAACAGCAGCGCGACCAGAATGCCAATAATCGCAATTACGACCAAAAGTTCCACCAGGGTAAAGGCACGCCGGGAATCATAGCAGGACGCACCCATACAGTCCCTCCTTAAAATTCCATGAGTCACTCTATAAAGGCAAACAGCCGCGCGTCGCTTGCGTGAATCCTGGCACATGCAATTTCCCCTCTTACAAGTGAGCAAAGATCGTTTCCCAGCCAAGAGATAAGCCTCTCACCCAGCAGGGCGCAAATCCAGCCGACAGAATTGCGACTGAAAGCCCAGCTGTCATCCCCTGCCCTCTCCGGGTTGAGTTTCCCCCAAATTAGTTTACTCGGTTATTCGCCGAAGTGAAAGCGAATGGTACACAGCAGGGGAACTTATTTGCCGCGTAAATTTCTTACAGGCCGGGTTATGTGCGGCTTTTTCCGCTGTTCGCCGTAAATCCAGGTTGTTAGACCCTTTACCAGGTATCAGAAAGGCGCGTCCATTGGCCCGCAGACCGTCTCGATGTCAAAAGTTGAAACAATTGTTTTAATCAAGAGATTTGAGAACACGAATCCTCGCTAAATTAAACTAATCAAAAATGCCATAGCCGCAGCAGTTCATCTATTCGCTCTGCACAGTTGGGAAAGTAGCAAAAACCGTGGGCTAGCGCCCAGCGGCTGATTGGCCTAACTCGAATCTTTAGCTGTGACACAGCACTAGCCTTTGATATTTGGGCTAAGTAAATCGTATCGTAACGGATTACTTTAATTAACAAGTCCCTGGAAAACGGGATATTACGGCTGCGCCAAAGTATTATGTGGTGTTGATATTTGCGGCCAGGTTGGAGAGCGTATTCAAATACGTCTGATTCGCTTTCAGCTTGGAAATTACCAGTTCGGATCGTTGAAACTGCAGGGTCAGTCGTTCTTTATAGCGGTCCAGGCGGGCATTGAGAAATTCCACCCGCGTCTGGTTGCTGTCAAATTTGCGGGTCAAAGCCCCCGCGCGATTAATCAAGAGCGAGGTCCCCACGCCGGCCAATTGTTCGATCAATTTGTCAAATTTGGCCGCAAAGCCATTTTCCGTCGATTTGAGAAATTTTTGCACGTCCCCGGGTTGGGAATCCAGCTTGGCCTGCAGGACGGATTCATCCAGGCGCAATTGTCCCTGATCATTCAGCGAGACACCAATTTCCTGTAGCGACTGAATCGGCCCCGCTCCAAAAAACCGCCCACTGACCAGCCGCGAAACTTCATTTTCCAGCCTTAGGGTCGTGCCGTCCCCCTGGAGCACGGCGGAGGTATTGGTTTCAGCGTTATAGGCTGTTAGTTTGGTCAGATTATCGCGCAGTCGGTTGTAACTATCAACCAGTTCCTTAACCGTTCCCACGATTCCAGATGTCGTATTACTGACCGTGACGGTCACGGGGTTAGCGCTGGTCCCCGTCAGGGTCAAGTTCACATCGGGCAGCAAATTGCTAAAAGTGTTACTGGCGGAGCTGGCCAGCGTCCCTCCCGACCCGCCGCCAATCTGTAACAAGGCGTCCTGCGCGGCGATCGATTCCGTCAGCGAAAAATTGACCCCGCTGGTATCGATCAGCAATTCACCACGTTTACCGGAAACTTGATTGAACAAGTTGAGCTGAAACGGTTTGACGGTGGCTCCGTCATTGGAAATGGTTGCCCGCACGCGGCCATTCAGCGCGTTAATTTTTGTCCCCAGGTCTTGGAGGGTGTCGGTGGAGCTAAGCTCCACGCTATAGTACTGGGAACCGTCGATGATCTTTTTGGATTGGCCGTCGATGGTGGCGGTTTTGACCGCACCCAACAAATGCAAATCCCGGCCGGTCCCCCCTCCGCCGTCCGTCACCTTGAGCAGCGACGCGCCGTTGTTGGTGGAGTCAATCAGCACGATACCGTCCCCCGCGTCATTAATTCGGGCCTGCAGGGAGAGGCCCAGGGATTCGATCGCGACCAGCAGATCACCCACGGTTTCCAGGCTGGCGTCAACCTGCAGCGAACGGGAGGCGCCGTTATTATCCGTGATGGTCAGGCTGCCCGCCGCCACGCCAGCACCGCCGTTCAGGTCGGACAGGCGGGTCGCTTC of the Pirellulales bacterium genome contains:
- a CDS encoding DUF1559 domain-containing protein, which codes for MGASCYDSRRAFTLVELLVVIAIIGILVALLLPAVQMAREAARRTTCKNNLRQLAVGFNTHLSSHRIYPSAGGPEWNHHMTYKGGLPVAAPLQHGGWGFQILPFIEETYTWKGGGAVKDIDKSIFAIKTPINVMFCPTRRQPEVSPPTGDWYHHPNSGKTYAHAKNDYAASSLDTDRHRSEGIGVVINVNPWSIARDPRANGNDRQKGLGVREISDGISKTLILGEKRMNVQVLGEYQANDNEGYTCGWNHDTSRYTNIVPQPDFRHPTDPGDDRFGSSHTTGMTIAMADSSIHFMPWDVTAEVFRRMADRADGKQYLLP